The Henckelia pumila isolate YLH828 chromosome 2, ASM3356847v2, whole genome shotgun sequence genome includes a window with the following:
- the LOC140883171 gene encoding protein BOLA2 isoform X3, which produces MGVTKEQEVVDISGGCGASFTVEIVSEQFVGKRLLERHRMVNTALAEEMKEIHALSITKALTDEQWEQQETQKSQAAT; this is translated from the exons ATGGGGGTGACGAAGGAGCAG GAGGTCGTCGACATATCCGGAGG ATGTGGTGCAAGCTTCACAGTCGAGATTGTCTCAGAACAATTTGTGGGCAAAAGATTGCTGGAGAGGCATCGAATGGTGAACACTGCATTAGCGGAAGAGATGAAAGAAATTCACGCCCTTTCCATAACTAAAGCTCTGACTGATGAGCAGTGGGAACAACAAGAGACCCAAAAGTCCCAAGCAGCTACTTGA
- the LOC140883171 gene encoding uncharacterized protein isoform X1, producing the protein MLEMFVALHLIDTIKSILQFVFSWQAFCVLNLVKLCSICVFFPVYCGKDWNFLNLQSTVYLFSEVGLEVVDISGGCGASFTVEIVSEQFVGKRLLERHRMVNTALAEEMKEIHALSITKALTDEQWEQQETQKSQAAT; encoded by the exons ATGTTGGAAATGTTCGTAGCACTGCATCTGATTGACACAATTAAATCGATTCTCCAATTTGTTTTCAGTTGGCAAGCTTTTTGTGTGTTAAATTTAGTTAAACTCTGTTCGATTTGCGTTTTTTTTCCTGTGTATTGTGGGAAAGATTGGAATTTTCTGAATCTCCAGTCTACAGTATACTTATTCAGCGAAGTGGGACTT GAGGTCGTCGACATATCCGGAGG ATGTGGTGCAAGCTTCACAGTCGAGATTGTCTCAGAACAATTTGTGGGCAAAAGATTGCTGGAGAGGCATCGAATGGTGAACACTGCATTAGCGGAAGAGATGAAAGAAATTCACGCCCTTTCCATAACTAAAGCTCTGACTGATGAGCAGTGGGAACAACAAGAGACCCAAAAGTCCCAAGCAGCTACTTGA
- the LOC140881934 gene encoding uncharacterized protein — protein MAAVAILFMVVIYTPFLTCAVLNADTQAEIQALTSIKLSLQDPLGALADWDPLTPAAPCDWRGVACDGRRVTELRLPSLQLGGALSPEISNLRMLRKLSLRSNSINGTIPLSVFQCTLLRSIFLQDNSFTGPLPPEISNLTSLLILNVAGNQLSGEIPGELPGNLRLLDLSSNALSGEIPGNISSGSQLQLINLSYNKISGEIPSSFGELQNLQYLWLDHNSLQGELPSTLANCSALVHFSAEGNAIGGVVPAPVGELPKLQVISLSHNNLSGPVPASLLCKESSSSPSIRIVKLGFNGLTEIGMPASAACFSALQVLDLQKNKVSGKFPQFLTNLFTLISLDLSGNFFSGSLDDEIGNLGKLEELKLAYNSFSGVVPGGIKKCVNLKVLDLEGNLFAGVVPAFLGELKSLNVLNLGGSNFSGSIPSSFGNLSALEGLNLSNAGIKGELPDEIMVWSNLSSLDLSWNKLSGAIPTSIGNLKKLTVLNLSNNGFSGSIPESIGTLFKLSVLDLSKQNLSGILPNNLVGLPNLQVIAFQENMFSGEVPEGLSSLLGLRYLNLSFNSFSGQISSTFGFLKSLDVLSLANNHISGSVPSELGNCSALEVIELRSNTLSGSIPTEFSRLSRLRVLDLGKNNLTGEIPEGLSNCSSLTSLLLDSNHLTGYIPGNLTLIASLFNFNVSNNDLSGEIPVTLGSRFNNQSAFAGNQELCGMPLDKKCERSSNNGNKKNRLILFIAVAASGILLMLSCCCFYIYSFLRWRERVRKGNDGEKKPSPTTASSRTSGGRGSSESSGPKLIIFNNKITLAETIEATRQFDEENVLSRTRHGVVFKACYNDGMVLAIRRLPNGSLDMNTFRKEAESLGRVRHRNLTVLRGYYAGSPDLRLLVYDYMPNGNLATLLQEASHQDGHVLNWPMRHLIALGISRGLAFLHTNSMVHGDVKPQNVLFDADFEAHLSDFGLDKLTISPSSEPSTSASVGTLGYVAPEAALTNEVTKESDVYSFGIVLLELLTGKRPIMFTEDEDIVKWVKRQLQRGQISELLEPGLLELDPESSEWEEFLLGIKVGLLCTGSDPSERPTMTDIVFMLEGCRVGPDIHSSADPTSLPSPA, from the coding sequence ATGGCCGCCGTCGCTATCTTGTTCATGGTGGTGATTTACACCCCATTCTTAACCTGCGCCGTGTTGAATGCCGACACTCAAGCCGAGATCCAAGCCTTGACTTCTATCAAGCTCAGCCTCCAAGACCCACTCGGCGCGCTCGCTGACTGGGACCCATTGACTCCGGCGGCTCCCTGCGACTGGCGCGGCGTCGCATGCGACGGCCGACGGGTTACGGAGCTCCGCTTGCCTAGCCTCCAGTTGGGGGGTGCTCTTTCCCCGGAAATCTCTAACCTGCGAATGCTGCGGAAGCTTAGTCTTCGCTCCAACTCCATCAATGGCACCATTCCTTTGTCAGTCTTCCAGTGCACGCTCCTCCGCTCAATCTTCCTCCAAGACAACTCATTCACCGGCCCTCTACCGCCGGAGATCTCGAATCTCACCAGCCTTTTGATTCTCAACGTCGCGGGCAATCAACTTTCCGGTGAAATCCCCGGCGAGCTGCCCGGGAATCTCCGCTTGTTGGACCTTTCATCGAATGCATTATCGGGTGAGATACCTGGAAATATTTCGAGCGGGTCTCAGCTTCAGCTCATCAATTTGTCGTACAACAAGATTTCCGGTGAgattccttccagttttgggGAGCTTCAGAATCTTCAGTATCTTTGGTTGGACCACAACAGTTTGCAGGGAGAGTTGCCTTCGACTCTAGCTAACTGTTCAGCGCTCGTTCATTTCAGCGCCGAGGGGAATGCAATTGGTGGGGTCGTACCGGCGCCGGTAGGGGAGCTACCTAAGCTTCAAGTCATTTCCTTGTCTCACAATAATTTATCCGGCCCAGTGCCGGCTTCTTTGTTGTGCAAGGAGTCTAGTTCTTCCCCATCGATTCGAATAGTGAAGCTTGGATTCAATGGGCTTACTGAGATTGGTATGCCAGCATCTGCTGCGTGTTTTAGTGCTCTTCAAGTTTTGGATCTTCAAAAGAATAAGGTCAGTGGGAAATTTCCGCAGTTTCTGACCAATCTTTTCACACTAATTTCGTTGGATTTGTCTGGGAATTTCTTTTCTGGTTCATTGGATGATGAGATTGGTAATTTGGGGAAATTGGAAGAGTTGAAATTAGCATATAACTCGTTTAGTGGAGTAGTTCCCGGTGGCATAAAAAAATGTGTGAATTTAAAAGTTCTTGATCTTGAGGGGAACTTATTTGCTGGAGTGGTCCCGGCATTCTTGGGTGAGTTGAAAAGTTTGAATGTTTTGAATCTTGGAGGGAGTAACTTTTCTGGTTCAATCCCTTCCAGTTTCGGTAATTTATCGGCCCTCGAAGGACTGAATTTAAGCAACGCTGGGATAAAAGGAGAATTGCCTGATGAAATAATGGTTTGGAGCAATTTAAGTTCATTGGATTTGAGCTGGAACAAGTTATCTGGGGCTATTCCAACAAGCATCGGTAATTTAAAGAAGCTTACTGTTTTAAATCTTAGTAACAATGGTTTTTCGGGTTCTATCCCAGAAAGTATTGGGACTTTGTTCAAGTTGTCAGTTCTTGATTTGAGCAAACAGAATTTATCTGGGATATTGCCTAATAATCTTGTTGGTTTGCCTAATCTGCAAGTGATTGCATTTCAAGAGAATATGTTTTCGGGCGAAGTTCCTGAAGGTTTAAGTAGCTTGTTGGGTTTACGGTATTTAAATCTTTCTTTCAATTCATTTTCGGGTCAAATTTCTTCCACGTTTGGTTTCTTGAAGTCATTAGATGTACTGTCCTTGGCCAATAATCACATTTCTGGATCTGTTCCTTCGGAACTGGGTAATTGTTCAGCTCTTGAAGTTATTGAGCTCCGTTCAAATACTTTGAGTGGTTCGATCCCGACTGAATTTTCACGTCTCTCGCGGTTGAGGGTGCTTGATCTAGGAAAGAACAATCTTACAGGAGAAATTCCAGAAGGACTTTCTAATTGCTCTTCACTGACATCTCTTTTACTCGACTCAAATCATTTGACCGGATATATTCCAGGCAATCTCACATTAATTGCCAGCCTTTTCAATTTCAATGTGTCCAACAATGACTTATCCGGTGAAATTCCAGTGACGTTAGGTTCTAGGTTCAACAATCAGTCGGCTTTTGCGGGTAACCAGGAACTATGCGGGATGCCACTGGATAAGAAATGTGAGCGAAGTAGTAATAATGGCAACAAGAAAAATAGGCTGATCTTGTTCATTGCTGTTGCTGCCAGTGGAATCCTTCTGATGTTATCTTGCTGCTGCTTCTACATTTACAGTTTCTTGCGGTGGCGTGAGAGGGTTCGAAAAGGCAACGACGGTGAAAAGAAGCCGAGCCCAACTACTGCCAGTTCAAGAACGAGTGGTGGTCGTGGAAGCAGCGAAAGTAGTGGACCCAAGCTTATTATCTTCAATAACAAGATAACATTGGCAGAAACAATAGAAGCGACAAGGCAATTTGATGAAGAAAACGTCCTCAGCCGAACTCGACATGGTGTAGTTTTCAAGGCGTGTTACAACGATGGAATGGTGCTTGCTATTCGTAGACTCCCTAATGGATCCCTTGACATGAACACATTTAGGAAAGAAGCTGAATCTCTAGGCAGAGTGAGGCATCGAAACTTAACTGTTCTACGTGGATACTATGCTGGATCACCCGACCTTAGACTCCTCGTTTACGACTACATGCCTAATGGAAACCTCGCAACCTTGCTTCAAGAAGCATCACACCAAGATGGCCATGTCCTCAACTGGCCAATGAGGCACCTCATTGCCCTTGGCATATCCCGTGGCCTTGCCTTCCTCCACACAAACTCAATGGTTCATGGCGATGTGAAGCCACAAAACGTGCTGTTTGATGCCGATTTCGAAGCCCATTTATCCGATTTTGGATTAGACAAGCTCACCATCTCCCCATCATCCGAACCATCCACCTCAGCATCTGTTGGAACACTAGGTTATGTAGCACCAGAAGCAGCACTAACAAATGAAGTGACTAAAGAATCAGATGTCTATAGTTTTGGGATTGTTTTGTTAGAACTCTTGACCGGCAAAAGGCCCATAATGTTCACTGAAGATGAAGATATAGTGAAGTGGGTGAAAAGGCAACTCCAGAGAGGTCAAATTTCAGAGCTCTTAGAACCAGGTTTGCTTGAATTGGACCCTGAATCATCAGAATGGGAAGAGTTCTTGCTAGGAATAAAAGTCGGATTGCTTTGCACCGGATCCGATCCATCGGAACGACCCACAATGACCGATATCGTGTTCATGCTCGAAGGATGCCGGGTTGGACCCGACATCCACTCATCAGCTGACCCCACTTCCCTGCCTTCTCCGGCTTGA
- the LOC140883171 gene encoding protein BOLA2 isoform X2, translating to MGVTKEQVESTLKSKMNPSHLEVVDISGGCGASFTVEIVSEQFVGKRLLERHRMVNTALAEEMKEIHALSITKALTDEQWEQQETQKSQAAT from the exons ATGGGGGTGACGAAGGAGCAGGTCGAATCAACCCTAAAGTCAAAGATGAATCCATCTCATCTT GAGGTCGTCGACATATCCGGAGG ATGTGGTGCAAGCTTCACAGTCGAGATTGTCTCAGAACAATTTGTGGGCAAAAGATTGCTGGAGAGGCATCGAATGGTGAACACTGCATTAGCGGAAGAGATGAAAGAAATTCACGCCCTTTCCATAACTAAAGCTCTGACTGATGAGCAGTGGGAACAACAAGAGACCCAAAAGTCCCAAGCAGCTACTTGA
- the LOC140883475 gene encoding fibrillin protein 5 homolog — protein sequence MPAYEVGLMPATAPHVFPPSSTNMATKLPLMAARYSFIGFRDNPFRFWYHSSLKVAEQTPHLSAADEELSDYGSPAQIKRDLYAALQGVNRGIFGVPSAKKSEIGKLVELLESQNPTPEPTLCLEKVAGAWKLIFSTITILGSRRTKLGLRDFINLGDFVQSIDLAEGKAVNVIKFSARGLTLLSGQLTIEASFKTTSKSRVEIIYKKSIITPDQLMNVFRKNYDILLGIFNPEGWLEITYVDDSLRIGRDDKGNIFILERVE from the exons ATGCCAGCCTACGAGGTCGGACTAATGCCCGCGACAGCTCCCCACGTGTTCCCGCCCAGTTCAACCAATATGGCGACGAAGCTCCCATTAATGGCCGCCCGATACAGTTTCATCGGATTTCGAGACAACCCTTTTCGATTTTGGTATCATTCTTCCCTCAAAGTTGCAGAACAGACCCCGCACTTGTCTGCTGCAGATGAAGAACTGTCTGATTACGGGTCTCCTGCCCAAATCAAACGAGACCTTTATGCTGCATTACAAG GCGTTAACAGAGGCATATTTGGGGTCCCGTCTGCCAAGAAAAGTGAAATCGGAAAATTGGTCGAGCTTTTGGAGTCTCAAAATCCCACTCCTGAACCCACTCTTTGCCTAGAAAAG GTTGCTGGAGCGTGGAAGCTCATCTTTAGCACCATTACGATTCTGGGTTCAAGAAGAACTAAATTGGGATTGAGAGATTTCATCAACTTGGGAGATTTCGTCCAATCTATTGATCTTGCCGAG GGTAAAGCAGTTAACGTGATCAAGTTCAGTGCCAGAGGCCTCACTCTGTTGAGTGGTCAGCTCACCATTGAAGCCTCGTTCAAGACTACTTCGAAATCA AGAGTTGAGATAATATACAAGAAGTCCATTATCACTCCAGACCAG TTGATGAATGTTTTCCGCAAAAACTATGACATCCTTCTTGGAATCTTCAACCCCGAGGGTTGGCTGGAGATCAC ATATGTTGATGATTCATTGAGGATAGGGAGAGATGACAAAGGGAATATCTTCATCTTAGAAAGAGTGGAATAA